Proteins encoded together in one Microbacterium sp. ABRD28 window:
- the murD gene encoding UDP-N-acetylmuramoyl-L-alanine--D-glutamate ligase — MALADMTRLDGLTSWHADWSGLRVAVLGLSVTGFAAADTLAELGAEVRVFSEAAEPEYERLLPVVGVDAVIGPLGTVPEALRAFAPEVVIASPGFSPNHPVIAWCADEGIALWGDIELAWRVRDKVVRQDGRPADWVLVTGTNGKTTTTRLVAEMLVAGGLRAAPVGNIGTPVLDAVRDPGGFDVLVVELSSHQLWYLGRQTGPSRVSPHGSVCLNLAEDHLEWHGSFVAYRDAKAHVYDNTRVACVYNKSDVATRLMVEEAEVVEGARAIGFDLGVPGPSDLGVVDGILVDRAFLDDRRTSALELTTVAELAERGLAAPHMVANILAAAALARALDVAPAAIRDALRGFRLDPHRIEVVASHRGIVWVDDSKATNPHAAASSLSAFPGAIWIVGGLLKGVEIAPLVAQVAGKVRAAVVIGEDRATVIAAFSRHAPDVPVYEVTRGETEDVMAQAVELAAQVARDGDVVLLAPAAASFDQFSSYADRGRKFAAAVQRWIEMGDDGDDDADPHPPHGTHA; from the coding sequence ATGGCTCTCGCAGACATGACGCGTCTGGACGGCCTCACGAGCTGGCACGCGGACTGGTCGGGGCTGCGCGTCGCAGTCCTGGGACTGTCGGTGACGGGCTTCGCCGCCGCCGACACCCTCGCCGAACTCGGCGCGGAGGTGCGGGTCTTCTCCGAGGCGGCCGAGCCCGAATACGAGAGGCTCCTGCCCGTCGTCGGCGTCGACGCCGTGATCGGGCCCCTCGGCACGGTTCCCGAGGCGCTGCGCGCCTTCGCGCCCGAGGTCGTCATCGCCTCGCCGGGCTTCTCTCCGAACCACCCCGTCATCGCGTGGTGCGCAGACGAGGGCATCGCCCTGTGGGGCGACATCGAACTGGCGTGGCGTGTGCGCGACAAGGTGGTCCGCCAGGACGGCAGACCCGCCGACTGGGTCCTGGTGACCGGGACCAACGGCAAGACGACCACGACGCGCCTCGTCGCCGAGATGCTCGTCGCGGGCGGGCTGCGGGCAGCCCCGGTCGGCAACATCGGCACTCCCGTGCTCGACGCCGTCCGCGACCCCGGCGGCTTCGACGTCCTCGTCGTCGAGCTCTCCAGCCATCAGCTCTGGTACCTCGGACGCCAGACCGGTCCGTCGCGCGTCTCACCGCACGGCAGCGTGTGCCTGAATCTCGCTGAGGACCACCTGGAGTGGCACGGTTCGTTCGTGGCGTATCGCGATGCGAAGGCGCACGTGTACGACAACACCCGCGTCGCGTGCGTCTACAACAAGTCGGATGTCGCGACCCGCCTCATGGTGGAGGAGGCGGAGGTCGTCGAGGGCGCACGCGCCATCGGGTTCGACCTGGGCGTTCCGGGCCCGAGCGACCTCGGCGTCGTCGACGGGATCCTCGTCGACCGTGCCTTCCTCGACGATCGTCGCACCAGCGCCCTGGAGCTGACGACGGTCGCCGAACTCGCCGAGCGCGGCCTCGCCGCACCGCACATGGTGGCGAACATCCTCGCCGCTGCGGCCCTGGCCCGGGCGCTGGATGTCGCCCCGGCGGCGATCCGCGACGCGCTCCGCGGGTTCCGGCTCGACCCTCACCGCATCGAGGTCGTCGCGTCCCACCGCGGGATCGTCTGGGTGGATGACTCGAAGGCCACCAACCCGCACGCCGCGGCGTCGTCGCTCTCGGCCTTCCCCGGGGCGATCTGGATCGTCGGGGGACTGCTGAAGGGCGTGGAGATCGCCCCGCTCGTCGCCCAGGTCGCAGGGAAGGTGCGCGCCGCCGTCGTCATCGGTGAGGACCGGGCCACGGTCATCGCGGCGTTCTCGCGACACGCGCCGGACGTCCCCGTCTACGAGGTGACCCGCGGCGAGACTGAGGACGTCATGGCGCAGGCGGTCGAACTGGCCGCGCAGGTCGCCCGTGACGGGGATGTGGTCCTCCTCGCCCCCGCCGCGGCGTCGTTCGACCAGTTCTCGTCCTACGCCGACCGCGGAAGGAAGTTCGCTGCCGCCGTGCAGCGGTGGATCGAGATGGGGGATGACGGTGACGACGACGCAGACCCGCACCCCCCGCACGGCACGCACGCCTGA
- the ftsW gene encoding putative lipid II flippase FtsW: protein MTVTTTQTRTPRTARTPDVDERRGLAARVSLGRVFAPVPSEFLLIASTALLLTIFGLVMVLSATSATSTAAGQAPWDAAMKQAVFAVIGVPLMFIASRLPITFWKRIAWPALIGAVAFQLLVFTPLGHGADGNRNWITIAGFQAQPSEFLKLALALWVGYVLYRKRTLLAMWRHVYIPLVPVAGLAIATVLAGRDLGTAMILVLLVLGALFFSGVRLRIFILPAIAAAAAVAVLAVTSPDRMRRFLSFLNPNCLEDYFNDCYQPLHGMWGLAGGGVFGLGLGNSKEKYDWLPAAANDYIFAIVGEELGLIGCAVVLGLIALYAVGAFHVIRRTDDPFVRIVAGGITVWIVGQALINIGVVLRVFPVLGVPLPFMSQGGTSLVSVLVASGVLLSFARSLPPRRAVSVVG, encoded by the coding sequence ATGACGGTGACGACGACGCAGACCCGCACCCCCCGCACGGCACGCACGCCTGACGTCGACGAACGGCGTGGACTCGCGGCCCGCGTGTCGCTCGGCAGGGTCTTCGCCCCGGTGCCGAGCGAATTCCTCCTCATCGCCTCCACGGCGCTGCTGCTGACGATCTTCGGTCTGGTGATGGTGCTCTCCGCCACCTCCGCCACCTCCACCGCCGCAGGCCAGGCCCCCTGGGATGCCGCGATGAAGCAGGCGGTCTTTGCGGTCATCGGCGTCCCCCTGATGTTCATCGCCAGTCGCCTGCCGATCACGTTCTGGAAGCGGATCGCATGGCCCGCCCTCATCGGGGCCGTCGCGTTCCAGCTCTTGGTCTTCACGCCCCTCGGCCACGGCGCCGACGGAAACCGCAACTGGATCACCATCGCCGGATTCCAGGCGCAGCCCTCGGAGTTCCTCAAGCTCGCGCTGGCCCTGTGGGTGGGGTACGTCCTCTACCGCAAGCGCACACTGCTGGCGATGTGGCGGCACGTCTACATCCCGCTCGTCCCGGTCGCGGGCCTCGCCATCGCGACGGTGCTCGCCGGCCGCGATCTCGGCACGGCGATGATCCTCGTGCTCCTCGTGCTCGGGGCGCTGTTCTTCTCCGGAGTTCGGCTCCGCATCTTCATCCTTCCCGCCATCGCCGCGGCAGCGGCGGTCGCCGTGCTCGCCGTGACGAGCCCCGACCGCATGCGGCGCTTCCTCAGCTTCCTCAATCCCAACTGCCTCGAGGACTACTTCAACGACTGCTATCAGCCCCTCCACGGCATGTGGGGCCTGGCCGGGGGCGGTGTCTTCGGCCTCGGGCTCGGCAACTCGAAAGAGAAGTACGACTGGCTCCCCGCCGCGGCCAACGACTACATCTTCGCCATCGTGGGCGAGGAGCTCGGCCTCATCGGATGCGCCGTGGTGCTCGGCCTCATCGCCCTCTACGCCGTGGGCGCCTTCCACGTCATCCGGCGTACCGACGACCCGTTCGTCCGCATCGTGGCCGGCGGCATCACGGTCTGGATCGTCGGTCAGGCACTGATCAACATCGGCGTGGTCCTGCGTGTCTTCCCTGTGCTCGGGGTGCCGCTGCCGTTCATGTCGCAGGGCGGGACGTCGCTCGTCTCGGTGCTCGTGGCGTCGGGCGTGCTGCTGTCCTTCGCGCGTTCGCTCCCACCCAGACGGGCGGTTAGTGTCGTCGGGTGA
- the mraY gene encoding phospho-N-acetylmuramoyl-pentapeptide-transferase encodes MRSLLTAAAISLAFTLFLTPVFLRLFRKWGWGQVIRTPDDIRNPSHGEKRGTPTMGGTIFIAGTIIGYLVGGVAGNNPPTVSGLLVLWMMVGFGTVGFIDDFMKVRSQRSLGLSGWRKIVGQVIVAVPFGIVALNFPNIYNETPASPYISVFRDVQVLWFFALGPILGWLLYLAWISFIGVAASNSVNVSDGLDGLAAGAGIFVVGAYSLIAFWQFNQACFGGGELSPGGLSACYATRDPFDLAIVSAAFVGALVGFLWWNAPKAQVFMGDVGSMAIGGVLAAMAILTRTELLMVLVAGVYVIASGSVILQRVYFKVTRGKRLFLMSPLHHHLEMRGWSEITIVVRMWIIAGLLAVSGVGFFYVEWLSQT; translated from the coding sequence GTGAGATCCCTCCTGACCGCCGCGGCGATCTCGCTGGCCTTCACGCTCTTTCTCACCCCGGTGTTCCTGCGCCTGTTCCGCAAGTGGGGCTGGGGTCAGGTGATCCGCACACCCGACGACATCCGCAACCCCAGCCATGGCGAGAAGCGCGGCACGCCCACCATGGGCGGGACGATCTTCATCGCCGGCACCATCATCGGCTATCTCGTCGGCGGTGTGGCGGGGAACAACCCACCCACCGTGTCGGGTCTTCTGGTGCTGTGGATGATGGTCGGGTTCGGCACCGTCGGCTTCATCGACGACTTCATGAAGGTCCGCAGTCAGCGCAGTCTCGGCCTGAGCGGGTGGCGGAAGATCGTGGGTCAGGTCATCGTCGCGGTGCCGTTCGGCATCGTCGCGCTGAACTTCCCCAACATCTACAACGAAACGCCCGCGTCGCCCTACATCTCGGTGTTCCGCGACGTCCAGGTGCTGTGGTTCTTCGCCCTCGGTCCCATCCTCGGCTGGTTGCTGTACCTGGCCTGGATCTCGTTCATCGGTGTCGCCGCATCCAACTCGGTCAACGTCAGCGACGGGCTGGACGGTCTGGCTGCCGGAGCCGGCATCTTCGTCGTGGGCGCCTACAGCCTCATCGCCTTCTGGCAGTTCAATCAGGCCTGCTTCGGCGGCGGGGAGTTGAGTCCGGGTGGGCTCTCGGCCTGCTACGCCACGAGGGACCCGTTCGACCTCGCGATCGTCTCCGCCGCCTTCGTCGGGGCGCTGGTCGGCTTCCTCTGGTGGAACGCGCCGAAGGCGCAGGTCTTCATGGGCGATGTCGGATCGATGGCGATCGGGGGCGTCCTCGCCGCGATGGCGATCCTGACCCGCACCGAACTGCTCATGGTGCTCGTCGCCGGTGTCTACGTGATCGCCTCGGGATCGGTCATCCTCCAGCGCGTGTACTTCAAGGTGACGCGCGGCAAACGGCTGTTCCTCATGAGTCCCCTGCACCATCACCTCGAGATGCGCGGGTGGTCGGAGATCACCATCGTGGTGCGGATGTGGATCATCGCCGGGCTCCTCGCGGTCTCGGGTGTCGGGTTCTTCTACGTCGAATGGCTCTCGCAGACATGA
- a CDS encoding FtsQ-type POTRA domain-containing protein encodes MEQASVGARDEQDGSGVILPLRDAGGSSDAVSDDLRAEGAGQPEQPAQPERPVGLLAVWRASRARRKALRAEVRRFTVRQRRRRALWVSAIGAILVVAGVTAAVAYSPLFAVERVRVVGAVQLDAGGVEAALASQLGTPLPLVDEAAIQDTLSDFPFVQSYTLEARPPHELVVRIVERTPIGAIASASGYSVVDAAGVVLAASTEPPAGEPVLDVRGGVDGDAFAAVGRVMRALPASIGDQVTAVSATSAFDVTLTLTSSSRVVWGSAEESAMKARVLETVMAARPADTVTEYDVSSPDAVVIR; translated from the coding sequence GTGGAGCAGGCGAGCGTCGGCGCTCGGGACGAGCAAGACGGCTCGGGCGTCATCCTGCCGCTGCGCGACGCCGGCGGCAGCTCGGACGCCGTCTCCGACGACCTTCGCGCGGAGGGTGCCGGACAACCGGAGCAGCCCGCGCAGCCCGAGCGGCCCGTCGGCCTGCTGGCGGTGTGGCGCGCGTCGCGGGCCCGGAGGAAGGCGCTGCGCGCAGAAGTCCGGCGTTTCACCGTGCGACAGCGCCGCCGGCGGGCGCTGTGGGTGTCGGCGATCGGCGCGATCCTCGTCGTGGCGGGGGTGACCGCCGCCGTCGCGTACAGTCCGCTCTTCGCCGTCGAACGTGTGCGGGTCGTCGGAGCGGTCCAGCTCGACGCCGGCGGTGTCGAGGCGGCGCTGGCTTCGCAGCTGGGCACGCCGCTTCCGCTCGTCGACGAAGCGGCCATCCAGGACACGCTCTCGGACTTCCCGTTCGTGCAGAGCTACACCCTCGAGGCGCGGCCGCCGCACGAGCTCGTCGTCCGGATCGTCGAACGCACGCCCATCGGCGCGATCGCGTCGGCCTCGGGGTACTCCGTCGTCGATGCCGCGGGGGTCGTCCTCGCCGCCAGCACGGAACCGCCGGCCGGCGAGCCGGTCCTCGATGTCCGCGGCGGGGTCGACGGCGATGCGTTCGCGGCCGTCGGCAGGGTGATGCGGGCGCTTCCGGCCTCGATCGGCGACCAGGTGACGGCCGTGAGTGCGACGTCGGCCTTCGACGTGACGTTGACCTTGACCTCGTCCTCCCGCGTGGTGTGGGGGAGTGCGGAGGAATCGGCGATGAAGGCCCGCGTTCTCGAGACCGTCATGGCCGCGCGGCCGGCCGACACCGTCACGGAGTACGACGTCTCCTCGCCTGACGCCGTCGTGATCCGCTGA
- the murF gene encoding UDP-N-acetylmuramoyl-tripeptide--D-alanyl-D-alanine ligase produces MISLSLHHIALTLGGDLLLVGDDTVDTEVSGAVDTDSRAIGPGDIFVAKPGETTDGHLFVPAAHRAGAVLAIVERPVDEPITQIVVPDVVQALADLAREVVARVRSRGALKVIGITGSNGKTTTKNLLARILQDEGETIAPRASYNNEVGAPLTMLRVTEDTRYLVSEFGASGPGAIAALAGLVHPDISVVLMVGMAHAGGFGGIEGTFRAKSELVQALRPGGVAVLNADDPRVVQMAPIAAERPAAVRWFGRGGAAEVRAEDVEVTADGTSCTVFVDDVSASLRLRVLGEHHVMNALAAIAAATALGVPLANAVARLETVELAERWRMQPLGSARVRIINDAYNASPDSMSAALRTLAQITGPGERTVAVLGAMSELGEYAGEEHDRIGLQAVRLGIQRIVVIGPEARRLFLAAVGEGSWDGEAVFFATADEAYDYLTGELRDGDRVLVKSSNSAGLRFLGDRLGEFFS; encoded by the coding sequence ATGATCTCCCTCTCCCTGCACCACATCGCCCTGACACTCGGCGGAGACCTTCTGCTCGTCGGTGACGACACCGTCGACACCGAGGTCTCCGGGGCCGTCGACACCGACTCCCGCGCCATCGGGCCGGGCGACATCTTCGTCGCCAAACCCGGTGAGACCACCGACGGTCATCTGTTCGTCCCGGCGGCCCATCGGGCCGGTGCGGTGCTCGCGATCGTCGAGCGGCCGGTCGACGAGCCCATCACCCAGATCGTCGTTCCCGACGTGGTGCAGGCCCTCGCCGATCTCGCGCGGGAGGTCGTCGCGCGGGTGCGCTCCCGTGGCGCGCTGAAGGTCATCGGGATCACCGGCTCCAACGGCAAGACCACGACGAAGAACCTCCTGGCGCGCATCCTTCAGGATGAGGGCGAGACCATCGCCCCTCGCGCCTCGTACAACAACGAGGTCGGGGCTCCGCTGACGATGCTCCGCGTGACCGAGGACACCCGCTACCTCGTGAGCGAATTCGGTGCGAGCGGTCCGGGGGCGATCGCGGCCCTCGCCGGTCTCGTCCACCCTGACATCTCGGTCGTCCTCATGGTCGGCATGGCCCACGCCGGCGGTTTCGGCGGAATCGAGGGCACGTTCCGTGCCAAGTCCGAACTCGTCCAGGCACTGCGGCCCGGTGGTGTGGCCGTCCTGAACGCCGATGATCCGCGCGTTGTCCAGATGGCCCCGATCGCCGCGGAGAGACCAGCCGCGGTGCGCTGGTTCGGCCGAGGGGGCGCCGCCGAGGTGCGGGCCGAAGATGTCGAGGTGACCGCCGACGGCACCTCGTGCACGGTCTTCGTCGACGACGTGTCCGCGTCGCTGCGGCTGCGTGTGCTCGGCGAGCACCACGTCATGAACGCCCTCGCCGCCATCGCCGCGGCGACCGCCCTCGGTGTGCCGCTCGCGAATGCCGTCGCCCGGCTGGAGACGGTGGAACTCGCCGAGCGGTGGCGCATGCAGCCGCTGGGGTCCGCGCGTGTCCGCATCATCAACGACGCCTACAACGCCAGCCCCGATTCGATGTCCGCGGCCCTGCGGACGCTCGCCCAGATCACCGGACCCGGTGAGCGCACGGTTGCCGTCCTCGGTGCGATGAGCGAGCTGGGGGAGTATGCCGGCGAGGAGCACGACCGCATCGGACTCCAGGCCGTGCGCCTGGGCATCCAGCGCATCGTCGTGATCGGCCCGGAGGCCCGCCGCCTCTTCCTCGCCGCCGTGGGCGAGGGGTCGTGGGACGGCGAGGCGGTGTTCTTCGCCACCGCCGACGAGGCCTACGACTACCTCACCGGTGAACTGCGCGACGGCGACCGGGTGCTGGTGAAGTCATCCAATTCCGCGGGCCTGAGGTTCCTCGGCGACCGACTGGGAGAATTCTTCTCGTGA
- a CDS encoding UDP-N-acetylglucosamine--N-acetylmuramyl-(pentapeptide) pyrophosphoryl-undecaprenol N-acetylglucosamine transferase: MTTYLLAGGGTAGHVNPLLAVADALRAREPDAEVLVLGTREGLEARLVPERGYELLFVDKVPFPRRPDRAAAMFPQRFGRAVAQVRRHLRDRGVEVVVGFGGYAAAPGYVAARRERIPTVVHEANARPGLANVLGARRAAAVGVAFPGTRLRGARVVGMPLRREIVDLDAGARRGEAAAVFGLDPARPVLLVFGGSLGAQRLNEAFGEDGGAAWRDVLDAGWQLLHVTGERSTTPDPGVAGYSVRRYIDRMDLAFALADAVVSRAGAATVSEISALGIPAVYVPYAVGNGEQALNAASAVAAGAAALILDADFTAERVRREVIPLLAEPARLEAMRRAAASVGTRSGSEAVLALIDEALARAR, encoded by the coding sequence GTGACGACCTACCTCCTGGCCGGCGGCGGCACCGCCGGGCACGTCAATCCGCTGCTGGCGGTCGCCGACGCTCTCCGCGCGCGGGAGCCCGACGCCGAGGTGCTCGTCCTCGGTACGCGAGAGGGTCTGGAAGCCCGACTCGTCCCCGAACGCGGCTACGAGCTGCTGTTCGTCGACAAGGTGCCCTTCCCCCGGCGTCCTGATCGCGCCGCCGCGATGTTCCCGCAGCGATTCGGGCGGGCAGTCGCGCAGGTGCGGCGTCACCTGCGCGATCGGGGGGTCGAGGTCGTCGTCGGCTTCGGCGGATACGCCGCGGCGCCGGGTTACGTCGCGGCCCGGCGCGAGCGCATCCCGACCGTCGTCCACGAGGCCAACGCGCGTCCGGGGCTTGCCAACGTGCTCGGGGCACGACGCGCGGCGGCGGTGGGTGTCGCCTTCCCGGGGACGCGCTTGCGCGGGGCCCGGGTCGTCGGGATGCCGCTGCGCCGGGAGATCGTCGACCTCGACGCCGGCGCGCGGCGCGGCGAGGCTGCGGCGGTGTTCGGTCTCGACCCGGCGCGGCCCGTGCTGCTGGTGTTCGGCGGGTCGCTCGGCGCGCAGCGCCTGAACGAGGCCTTCGGGGAGGACGGGGGCGCAGCCTGGCGGGACGTGCTCGATGCCGGCTGGCAGCTGCTGCACGTCACGGGGGAGCGAAGCACCACCCCCGATCCGGGCGTCGCCGGGTACTCTGTGCGCCGGTACATCGATCGGATGGATCTCGCGTTCGCGCTGGCCGACGCGGTGGTCTCCCGCGCCGGAGCAGCGACCGTCAGCGAGATCAGCGCGCTCGGCATCCCCGCGGTCTACGTGCCCTATGCGGTCGGAAACGGCGAACAGGCGCTCAACGCGGCATCAGCCGTCGCCGCCGGGGCGGCGGCACTGATCCTGGATGCGGACTTCACCGCCGAGCGGGTGCGTCGCGAGGTCATCCCGCTCCTCGCGGAACCGGCGCGCCTGGAGGCGATGCGCCGCGCCGCGGCATCCGTCGGCACGCGCTCGGGAAGCGAGGCGGTCCTCGCCCTCATCGACGAGGCGCTCGCCCGCGCCCGGTGA
- a CDS encoding penicillin-binding protein 2: MTTRASRSPRRRTVVALAVVLAVLVGFIVRLVDIQVVNADEHIEDSMEWAFSGSRDLHGSRGAIVDTAGNTLAGSILRYDVVIDPKNTGDITRADDDDVESTLTWPEASGLIGSVTGQEADDIQRIVASALAADPADQYEFIQRGISTEQYRALADLKLPYLTFEQHPARTYPDGAVAGNLIGFMGTDEVPLAGLELSQDGCLTATDGQLHFQRGKDGVIIPGTEVEDPAVDGGTLELTIDRDLQWYLMQLIAEQVQDMGALSGSIMVTEVGTGKIRAAAEFPAVDPNNVAASPDDDRRSRIFTDWFEPGSTFKALTAATVIDAGGQNAQSTVVAASTETFANGARVRDSFVHPAYNYTLTGVLIDSSNAAISRISETVDSQTRYEYLQRFGVGEGSAVDFPGEQTGLLRPASEWDNQTVYNTTYGQGLTTTLPELVGAYGAIANDGERVPLTLVESCTAADGTVTTPDTPDPVRVVSEDTATQVQQILENVALQANYADEIAVPGYRIAVKTGTGEKSDPVTRGYKSGAYFTTMIGFAPADDPQYVVAVTLDEPTKVKSSVANAAAFQQAMTQVLKTYRVMPSTTEPPVLPKFG; this comes from the coding sequence ATGACCACCCGAGCAAGCCGCAGTCCACGCCGCCGCACGGTGGTCGCGCTGGCCGTCGTCCTGGCGGTCCTCGTCGGCTTCATCGTCCGCCTCGTCGACATCCAGGTGGTCAACGCCGACGAGCACATCGAAGACTCGATGGAGTGGGCGTTCAGCGGATCCCGCGATCTCCACGGCTCGCGAGGGGCGATCGTCGACACCGCGGGCAACACCCTCGCCGGCAGCATCCTGCGCTACGACGTGGTGATCGATCCCAAGAACACCGGCGACATCACCAGGGCGGACGACGACGACGTCGAATCCACACTGACGTGGCCCGAGGCGTCAGGTCTCATCGGGTCCGTCACCGGACAGGAGGCCGACGACATCCAGCGGATCGTCGCGTCGGCCCTGGCCGCCGATCCCGCCGACCAGTACGAGTTTATCCAGCGTGGGATCTCCACCGAGCAGTACCGGGCGTTGGCCGACCTGAAGCTGCCCTACCTGACCTTCGAGCAGCATCCCGCTCGGACCTACCCGGACGGCGCGGTCGCGGGAAACCTCATCGGGTTCATGGGCACCGACGAGGTGCCCCTCGCGGGACTCGAGCTCAGCCAGGACGGCTGTCTCACCGCCACAGACGGGCAGCTCCACTTCCAGCGCGGCAAGGACGGCGTGATCATCCCCGGCACCGAGGTCGAGGATCCCGCTGTCGACGGCGGCACCCTGGAGTTGACCATCGACCGGGACTTGCAGTGGTACCTCATGCAGCTGATCGCCGAGCAGGTGCAGGACATGGGGGCTCTGAGCGGGTCGATCATGGTCACCGAGGTCGGCACCGGCAAGATCCGCGCGGCGGCGGAGTTCCCCGCCGTCGACCCCAACAACGTCGCGGCCTCCCCGGACGACGACCGCAGGAGCCGGATCTTCACCGACTGGTTCGAACCCGGGTCGACGTTCAAAGCCCTCACGGCCGCCACGGTGATCGATGCCGGGGGACAGAACGCCCAGTCGACGGTGGTCGCCGCCAGCACCGAGACCTTCGCCAACGGTGCGCGCGTGCGGGACTCCTTCGTCCACCCGGCCTACAACTACACCCTCACCGGCGTCCTCATCGACTCCTCCAACGCGGCCATCTCCCGCATCAGCGAGACCGTCGACTCCCAGACGCGCTACGAGTACCTGCAGCGCTTCGGCGTCGGCGAGGGGAGCGCGGTGGATTTCCCCGGCGAGCAGACGGGTCTGCTGCGACCGGCGTCCGAGTGGGACAACCAGACGGTCTACAACACCACCTACGGCCAGGGCCTCACCACGACCCTCCCCGAACTCGTGGGGGCGTACGGGGCGATCGCCAACGACGGAGAGCGTGTCCCCCTGACGCTGGTGGAGAGCTGCACCGCAGCCGACGGAACCGTGACCACCCCCGACACGCCCGATCCGGTCCGCGTGGTGAGCGAAGACACCGCGACCCAGGTGCAGCAGATCCTCGAGAACGTCGCCCTGCAGGCCAACTACGCCGACGAGATCGCGGTGCCGGGCTATCGCATCGCCGTCAAGACCGGCACGGGTGAGAAGTCCGACCCCGTGACGCGCGGGTACAAGAGCGGCGCGTACTTCACCACGATGATCGGATTCGCACCCGCGGACGACCCGCAGTACGTCGTCGCCGTGACGCTCGACGAGCCCACCAAGGTAAAGTCTTCTGTGGCCAACGCCGCGGCATTCCAGCAGGCGATGACGCAGGTGCTCAAGACCTACCGGGTCATGCCGTCCACGACGGAACCGCCTGTCCTGCCGAAGTTCGGCTGA
- the murC gene encoding UDP-N-acetylmuramate--L-alanine ligase, whose translation MIRPDLSLPIPDDIRAAHFIGIGGSGMSGLARMFLARGIRVSGSDRADSPSLRALAALGATVHVGHDAAHLGDADTVVHTGAIWPENPEYVTAKERGLAVIHRSQALHWLIGARRLVSVAGAHGKTTSTGMIVTSLQALGADPTFVNGGVIAQLGVSSGTGADDLFVIEADESDGTFLLYDTSVALITNVDPDHLDHYGSAEAFVEAFARFGGEAREAVVISADDPGAKEVAALLAHPRVITFGLDAEADVRLSDIDAHGPVGFRLTHEGETVEVRLQIPGVHNAVNAAGAVAVLIGLGFPLGSAADAVTGFAGTDRRFELHGIERGVSVYDDYAHHPTEVAAALAGARSVIGDGRIIAVHQPHTYSRTQHMYREFAEVLERHADHTVVLDVYGAREDPVPGVTGDLVAHAFSDPDRVRFVADWQRAADHAAAVARPGDYVITLGCGNVNLIVPQILEALTRIRPDAAAVEG comes from the coding sequence ATGATCAGACCTGACCTGTCTCTGCCGATTCCGGATGACATCCGCGCCGCCCACTTCATCGGCATCGGAGGATCCGGGATGTCGGGACTGGCCCGGATGTTCCTGGCCCGAGGAATCCGGGTGTCCGGCTCCGACCGAGCCGACAGCCCGTCCCTTCGGGCTCTTGCGGCGCTCGGTGCGACGGTGCACGTCGGCCATGACGCCGCGCACCTCGGCGACGCCGACACGGTCGTGCACACGGGAGCCATCTGGCCGGAGAACCCCGAGTACGTCACGGCGAAAGAGCGCGGTCTCGCCGTCATCCACCGTTCGCAGGCGCTGCACTGGCTCATCGGCGCGCGCCGACTGGTCTCCGTCGCAGGCGCGCACGGGAAGACCACCTCGACGGGCATGATCGTCACCTCGCTGCAGGCTCTGGGTGCAGACCCCACCTTCGTCAACGGCGGTGTCATCGCGCAGCTCGGCGTCTCCAGCGGAACGGGGGCGGACGACCTGTTCGTCATCGAAGCAGATGAATCCGACGGCACGTTCCTCCTCTACGACACCTCGGTCGCCCTCATCACCAACGTCGACCCCGACCACCTCGACCACTACGGATCCGCCGAGGCCTTCGTCGAGGCCTTCGCCCGGTTCGGCGGCGAGGCGCGCGAGGCGGTGGTGATCTCCGCTGACGACCCCGGCGCGAAAGAGGTCGCGGCGCTGCTCGCTCACCCTCGCGTGATCACGTTCGGCCTCGACGCCGAGGCCGACGTGCGCCTGAGCGACATCGACGCGCACGGGCCCGTCGGCTTCCGACTGACGCATGAGGGCGAGACGGTCGAGGTCCGCCTGCAGATCCCGGGTGTGCACAATGCCGTCAACGCCGCGGGCGCGGTGGCCGTGCTCATCGGCCTCGGCTTCCCGCTCGGCTCCGCGGCCGACGCGGTCACCGGCTTCGCCGGAACCGACCGGCGGTTCGAACTGCACGGCATCGAGCGCGGGGTGAGCGTCTACGACGACTACGCCCACCACCCGACCGAGGTCGCCGCTGCCCTCGCCGGCGCTCGGAGCGTCATCGGCGACGGTCGCATCATCGCCGTCCACCAGCCCCACACCTACTCGCGGACGCAGCACATGTACCGGGAGTTCGCCGAAGTGCTCGAACGCCATGCCGATCACACCGTGGTCCTCGACGTGTACGGCGCGAGGGAGGATCCCGTCCCCGGCGTCACGGGCGATCTCGTCGCCCACGCCTTCTCCGATCCCGATCGGGTGCGCTTCGTCGCCGACTGGCAGCGTGCTGCGGACCACGCCGCGGCGGTCGCGCGACCGGGCGACTACGTCATCACCCTCGGCTGCGGGAACGTGAACCTCATCGTCCCGCAGATCCTCGAGGCGCTGACCCGCATCCGTCCCGACGCCGCCGCCGTCGAAGGCTGA